The genome window ATATGGGTGAACAGATGAGTGAAAATTTCACGCAGATGATGACATGATTAAGTTTATTTCATATAATAGACCATTATCTTTTCAACACCTCTGGACTGTATGAAAGCAAACACACCAGAATAAGCAACAGAAAactccacctctccctctgcTAAAAGCTAACAAAATCCATATCAGTAAAACTTACAGTATAAAGAGACCTCGAGATAAGAAAAGTGAGGGGATTTCAAATGAattcattataaaatgaaacaagttTTGCATAGGGTTCCCTGGGGGCAAAGGCACAGTTATAAGCATCTCTTAACCAAGGTTAGCCTCACACATGCCAGCCTAAATCTTACAAGCTCAGTTTTCATGtggagtgatttttttttttttttttgggctggCTTTGTCAGGCTAAACTACGATCAACTGAATAGAAAACACTGCACTTAGCATTACTTCATTATAAAGGGCCAGCCATTGTACTCCTTGCATAGAGTATATAGTCTGtgcagcaaaacaaaattttacaatcctgagggagaaaatgGCAACAAGGCACAAGTCAAGCATGttcacagacatacagtacataacacacaaaacataaagataTCAAGGCTTTAGAGGTCCATATAAGCATTTTGCATAAATGTAATAACTAAACACAATGTGTGCATTGCAGAAAGGCTAAATAGTAGCAGTGTGACTCTACAGGAGGAACTGCGGCTAAATAAACAGCTATAAGACCGTTTCACTGGTGATTGTCAACCAAAGGAAGGTCCACTGTAGATACATCAAatataaacagcagcagtgctACATTACTAACCTAGAAATAACAGTGATCCCTTGTTTTCAATAATTCACAATACAAATATAATTCAGTGATcttagaaaataataatatggaATGTTTTCCCTCATAACCTCATGATTGCCAGGAACAGAGGAAGCAGGGACAGGATGGACTGAGATCTTCAGGCACTTAAGAGAAGAAACATACAGCAGGGGTAAACATTAGTGCAAAGTCATTTTCAAGGCAGAGGAATGATTCAGCATGtgataatacaaaaaaaaagaaagaaagaaagaaagaaagaaagagtgggCAAGAATGAGAGtaaaggcagagaaagagggcACAGTGTGCTGATCGGATAATTAGCTCCATGACACTGGAGCTGAAGTGCAAGCAGAGAATGTGTCTGCAGAAGGTGCAGAGAGGCTGTAGATTCCAGTGCATGTCTGTCTTTGGTGTCTTGTATAATTAACGGatacataaaaatgacagaaggCTGAGATAAAGGACTTGAGTTTTTACGGTCTTCCTCTACTTAGAAGGTAAACTTCTTGAAGGCTGTGAGACTTTGGTTCCTGCCAATCGGAACTCAGATGTCAGGGAGGAAGGACTGACCTAGTTACCAATAATGTTACTaattcaaatacaaaaagaaTCTTAGATCAATACTCCCACTCTTTGACACTTAAGAAATATAGGCCCTGGTGTGCAGACATTTGCTACAACAGCAAAGTGCAGCTCTACAACTGGTCCTGAGTCTATGgagtgtatgtgcatgtgtgtgttttgggggtgGGTCTGTCTGTTCTATTGGTCGGAGCTCGTTAGGCGCACCAGCTGTGGAGTCTCCACTTGTGAAGTTTTCTGTCCTGGGTGTGACTTTTCATTGGGTGTCTCCGCTGCACCCCTATTGTCAGCGGAGGCCTGTCGCTCGCACAGACTCCCCAGCAGCTGAGCCGTTTTGAAGACTGAGGCGTGACCCGCGGGCTGCAGGGACTGGACCTTCGGCAGGTTCTGGAGGGTCCGCAGCATCTCAGCAGACACAATGGGCAAATGCTGCTCCTGGATCAGACTGGTGCTAGCTGACCGCAGGACGGTGTCACGTTGGCCTGAGAGCTTGGGAGCTGGCCTGGTCCGCTGAGTAGCCGGGGCTCGCACGGAGCTGAACGATGTCTTCTTCTCTGGTGGGATGGAATCTTCCTCCTCCGCTGATTGGTCACTAGAAGACATTGTGCTGTCATCAGAGTCATCGCTCAGACCTTCGTCGTTGCAGCTGTTGTCGTCGTGATCGTCTTCCTCTTTGGCCCCGTCTCCGTCTGTGATGTAAATCATGTCTTTGGGAAGTGTGGTGAACTGGTAAACTAGCCGCTGGCCTTCGACCTTATTCAGGATGCCTCTCTGGTAGTAGTACCTACATTAACACAAAGGTTcaacatgaacaaaacaaaccatggatctacacacacatatcttcGATATATCTATCACGAGCATGTTATGATGACATTTTTGAGTGGTCCTCTTTCTGTACTGTACCTGAGTGCTCTGCCCATGGTCTCATAATTCATATCTGGCTTGTTCTTGTGTTTGCCCCAGAGTCTGGCCACTGCTTTTGAGTTGACCAACTTGAAGATCCCTGCCTGGGGATTAGTCCATTTGATGTAGCGGGGGCAGACTTGTCTGTCCTGGAGCAACTCCATCAGGAACTGCCACAGGTACAGTGTGTTTCCTCCTAAAGCACAAACACGGGAAACACGATGGAAAAGGAAAGACAAAAGGGAACACTACGGGTGAGATgacttttgtaaaaaaaaaaaagagaagaaaaacatgtaaaagtaACTGATCTCAATCCAACTGAGGCATGTTGAGTTCTTTCAAATATACTGGAGGAAACTGTTATGTGTAAATACATACCTTTGTTGTATTTGTCCTTCTTTACTATAATGTCTGGTGTGGGAGACTCTGCTCTTCGATGTCGAGATTTTCTACCTGAGTATTTGAGgaataaaatcacattatttgCAAGATATTTTATAAAATCATACAAGCCATTCTTCACTTTCAGATGAACTGATAACCGATAAAGCGACTGACCTCTCTTTTTGGACTGCAGCTGTGCCGCGGGCCTCTTTGTGTGCAATGAGTGCCACTGTGGCTGGTCAACAGCTCCCACAATCCCCTCTGCTGACACAGTCACCTGAGTAACAGGAGTAGTGATGACATCACCCAGTGATGGCAAGAAGGTCTGGGCTGCAGGGGGCATAAACAGACTTAATGAAAGAGAACAGCGCTGTGACCAACATGTCTAAAAATAACTTCTCGCGGTCGAAAACGTCCTACATCAAAAAGTAGCCCAGGTAAGGTTTTACTAGGGCATCGTTACGTCATCGGTGTGCACGTGAGTAGTGTTATCACGAGTGTGTCTGTTTGCGTGCTTACAGTAGTGTTGTTCCAGCGAGAGGGTGTCAGGGCAGTCCATGGTGAGAAGCGAGTCCGCAGCaaccagtgtttccatggtctCTTCGTCTCCACTTTCACATGGCTCCACTACAGAGCACAGAGAAGGGAGTAGCATATAAAAACAAGTTTCAGCAAGTGGAGGAGGGTGGCATTTAGGAGgaagaaaattaaatgtgaGCTGTACTGGGGGTCAAGCTCAACTTAAAAAAGGGTCGGTTTGcccaaattacatttaaaaaaaagtcttttctcAGTTCCCTTTTGTGATGTCTCACTATGAagattttggttttatttgacaaGGTTTTAAGATACTGTGCCTCTGAGAATTCTGTTGCCATCCCAATACAATAGGGACGATAGGAATTTCATTTTAAGTGTTCAAGGtagtgaaatattacattttaaaaattcaacagcaacatctccTTCCAGAAACAAGGTACTCAATACTCTAGATAATACACAAGACACGTTGGGAACCATCTCGACAGGAACTTTTCTTCTGTAGCAAGTAGCTCACCTTAAAACTGTTCACTGCGAGGTCGGTAAATAGAcctttttttacagcagacattttgacattccATAGTATTAAAGCACAGgtctaaataataaaaataatgatggctgaattacatttagctgcttcagtttcagggtcctggtgttgcgtatgctggctcactgtcatgacttactgagACGCTTGAATAAAACTGaaccatcgttaatgttatcagtgacatctgtgcttttcctgcaatgacAGGTCAAAGCATCTGCTGCACGAAAGGCCCATTATCTGTAGTAGCTGGGACATTGTTTCTGATAAGAGACATTACTGTTGAAATCTTTAAACACTATTTTGATATGTTGTGAGTAGGGGCGGGCCTTGCGACGATTACATACAGTGAgatgataaaaatgtatcaacagTCAGACATTTTGCCACTCAGTTTATACTGCAGTATATATGCCTGTAACATCTCTGGTTCAGTTCATTGTGGGAAATCAATGAGCAGGACTGCTTTATggtcaaaattgtatttttatatgatttttccaGTAATGTGATGAAGTCTCTTGATATGTCCGGTATTGAATTTGCTGGAACAGCCAAGAACagatattcataataataaattgtTACTTCATCCTGTAAAAATTTCTCAACtgattttccagaaaatgtattatatcatgatatatattGATGGCGTGATATACAGTCACATGTATCGTTACAGAGGATTTAATCCATATTGCGTACTGTAGCCCTGGTTGTGAGGACCACTATGAAACTAAATTGTCCTCCATTGCATTGGGGCGGGGGTGACATTTCAGAGATGGATATCTAAAAACTctgacaaataaaactaaactatcTGCATGTATAGAACCAGTAAGAGGTAAGAGAGGAAAAGTTCTTTGTAATTTCGGTGAACTAACCCTTTAATGACCCACACAGTGCTGATAAATGAGCAGAGTGCATGCACTGGATGACTGAGCAGCCACCTTGATGGTTATTATAGTCATTTTGCTCCAAATCTACAAGGATGAACTATTTTATGCACTTCATTAAACTGCAgcacacatttataaaatacaCGTGTCTGTGAGGCTCCACTGCTTACAATGTTATCTCCACACAAACAATATGGGCAGCTATGTGCTTCTGTCATTGATATACATCTACATATGAATGTCTCTGCAGcaaaacaaatgatcaaaaGAGAGTCTATTGTTTCCTGTGACGTGCACAGGCTGTGAGGTAATGAGCTAGTAAACATCTGCAAGCTAACAGCTGTCTGTCGTGAGCTCAAAACTCTTTGTGCCGGCGAGAAAAGCAGCCTGTCAAAAACAAATGGCCATGTTTAAGAAACAAAGCGGGTGAGTTACTGTCCCAACGCGGTTATAACAGTGAAGAAACGCTCCCTATTTGTCAGCGAGTGCTGCTTTGCTGCAGTTACCGTTAGCTAAGTTAACCAAGCCTCGCCATGCCTAACTTCAGCTGCTCCTCCAACCTTGAATATCGACGGAAAAAAACGACCCCGTTCAGTAATATAACTTACTTCTCATTCCCAGCACTCGTGAGGAACAAGCTATAGCATATGTGCTGTAGCCGGATTTGACCACGTCTACATCCTAATATGATTCATTAACTGTCTTTCCCAGGGCTCAAGCCAGGaatgttttgtttcacttcctGATTTTTTACAGAGGGTGGTCCATGTGCG of Thunnus thynnus chromosome 12, fThuThy2.1, whole genome shotgun sequence contains these proteins:
- the LOC137193783 gene encoding ETS-related transcription factor Elf-1-like isoform X1, encoding MLQQSELIFDFASDHINLSGFGSHSDYPAVIVEQVPHPHLLSYSGLACEQSQTEDVHQQLFKVEPCESGDEETMETLVAADSLLTMDCPDTLSLEQHYSQTFLPSLGDVITTPVTQVTVSAEGIVGAVDQPQWHSLHTKRPAAQLQSKKRGRKSRHRRAESPTPDIIVKKDKYNKGGNTLYLWQFLMELLQDRQVCPRYIKWTNPQAGIFKLVNSKAVARLWGKHKNKPDMNYETMGRALRYYYQRGILNKVEGQRLVYQFTTLPKDMIYITDGDGAKEEDDHDDNSCNDEGLSDDSDDSTMSSSDQSAEEEDSIPPEKKTSFSSVRAPATQRTRPAPKLSGQRDTVLRSASTSLIQEQHLPIVSAEMLRTLQNLPKVQSLQPAGHASVFKTAQLLGSLCERQASADNRGAAETPNEKSHPGQKTSQVETPQLVRLTSSDQ
- the LOC137193783 gene encoding ETS-related transcription factor Elf-1-like isoform X2 — protein: MRMEPCESGDEETMETLVAADSLLTMDCPDTLSLEQHYSQTFLPSLGDVITTPVTQVTVSAEGIVGAVDQPQWHSLHTKRPAAQLQSKKRGRKSRHRRAESPTPDIIVKKDKYNKGGNTLYLWQFLMELLQDRQVCPRYIKWTNPQAGIFKLVNSKAVARLWGKHKNKPDMNYETMGRALRYYYQRGILNKVEGQRLVYQFTTLPKDMIYITDGDGAKEEDDHDDNSCNDEGLSDDSDDSTMSSSDQSAEEEDSIPPEKKTSFSSVRAPATQRTRPAPKLSGQRDTVLRSASTSLIQEQHLPIVSAEMLRTLQNLPKVQSLQPAGHASVFKTAQLLGSLCERQASADNRGAAETPNEKSHPGQKTSQVETPQLVRLTSSDQ